From a region of the Triticum aestivum cultivar Chinese Spring chromosome 7D, IWGSC CS RefSeq v2.1, whole genome shotgun sequence genome:
- the LOC123170105 gene encoding uncharacterized protein, translated as MEPTRRTKRPAGDGDDDVEAAAEARRYYGAAPYDFLDDDDLDGVSSQGTGGDIGFQDESDSFGEHAARGGTKEEAWLGATDVDGESPGPSAMTKRARKALERQEEDERILEGVVGSRAVFDIKKRIAGLLQPGETAPRALRRLKGDKRGGGKGMDEAARCAFDELMDASAELVRRGDLDAYTDDREAFERGAWDYEHARCRRRLAREAPEDDEADQQTAAVTRDSYVDMFGDDTVGAGSKTTAELSSGHAANSEQPAAQLDASSVAAAAEEAGGVVGWDYVYDPSSGYYYSGSTGYYYYDAASGSASTGT; from the coding sequence ATGGAGCCGACGCGCCGCACCAAGCGCCCcgccggggacggcgacgacgatgTGGAGGCGGCCGCCGAAGCACGACGCTACTACGGTGCCGCGCCCTACGACTTCCTCGACGATGACGATCTCGATGGCGTCTCCTCGCAAGGCACCGGCGGCGACATCGGGTTCCAGGACGAGAGCGACAGCTTCGGGGAGCACGCGGCGCGAGGAGGCACCAAGGAGGAGGCCTGGCTGGGCGCCACCGACGTCGACGGCGAGTCCCCCGGCCCCTCCGCCATGACGAAGCGCGCGAGGAAGGCCCTGGAGAGGCAGGAGGAGGACGAGCGGATCCTCGAGGGCGTCGTCGGCTCCCGCGCCGTCTTCGACATCAAGAAGCGGATCGCCGGCCTCCTCCAGCCCGGCGAGACGGCCCCGCGCGCGCTGCGGAGGCTCAAGGGAGATAAACGTGGCGGGGGGAAGGGGATGGACGAGGCGGCGCGGTGCGCGTTCGACGAGCTGATGGACGCCTCCGCGGAGCTCGTGCGGCGCGGCGACCTCGACGCGTACACGGACGACCGCGAGGCCTTTGAGCGCGGCGCCTGGGACTACGAGCACGCGCGTTGCCGTCGCCGCCTGGCGCGTGAGGCTCCAGAAGACGACGAAGCTGACCAACAGACCGCCGCCGTGACCCGTGACAGTTACGTCGACATGTTCGGAGACGACACTGTCGGCGCCGGCTCGAAGACCACGGCGGAATTGTCAAGTGGACACGCAGCTAATTCTGAACAGCCTGCAGCGCAGCTTGATGCTTcgagtgtggcggcggcggcggaggaagccggcggcgtcGTGGGCTGGGACTACGTGTACGATCCGTCGTCGGGCTACTACTACAGCGGCAGCACAGGGTACTACTACTACGACGCCGCGTCCGGGTCCGCGTCCACTGGCACATGA